DNA sequence from the Verrucomicrobiota bacterium genome:
ACCGGTACCTCAGCGGTGCATCCCGATATTGCCGGTGATGCAGGTAGGGCGCGTCCGTCCCGGCGCGCCGCCAGAGCAGGATGTTTTGCATCCAGTGGGCGGCGGGCTGGGACAGGCCCGCCCTACCAACAACATCGGGATACACCCCCGGTGATCAGGGAACCTCCCGCAGGTTTGACACCTTCCGCAATCCGAATTATACAAGGTTCGTTCTAACTGAAACCAATCCATAACTCACTCACCTATGCCTATCGCTGTTGGCTCCAAAGCCCCGGATTTCAACCTCAAATCGAAAAACGCCTCGGGACTCACCGATGTGAAACTCAGCGCCAATCTGGGTTCCAAGAATACGGTCATCCTTTTCTTCCCCCTGGCTTTCACTGGGGTATGCACCCAGGAATTGTGCGACATCACGGCTGGGCTCTCCCAATACGCCAGTCTTAACGCCGAAGTCATCGGCGTCAGCGTGGACAGTCCATTCGCCCAGGAAGCTTGGGCCAATCAACACAAGATCGGCATCACGCTCGCCAGCGATCTCAACAAGAAAACCGCCGAAGCCTACGGCGTGCTGCTCCCCGATTTGATCGGGCTCGGCTCGGTCAGCGCCCGCGCGGCCTTCGTCGTCGATAAACAAGGCGTCGTTCAATACAGCGAACAAACGCCAACGCCCAAAGAACTGCCCAATTTCGCCGCCGTCAAAGAGGTTTTGGCCAAACTCAAGTAGTCGAAGCTTCGGGCTGCGCTCCATGCTTAAACTCAACGCGGATGACTCGAAGTCATCCGCGTTTTCTTTACCCTCCGATAACGCAACCCTCTCCCCTTCCGTGCTCAGACCATCTGGAGTTGGCAATCAACCTGCTACTCAAACTGCCATGTTGTATTAACGGAGCGGTGGGCTCTGCGGGGTGGCCCTGGCCAGTCTTCTCGCCTTGCTCTCCTTGCGCGCAGAGGTCGTGTTCGACAACACGTCCAGCTACCTGGCCACCACTTACTTCAGCAATGACGAATTCGGGGATGAAGTCAGCCTCACCAAGGCCGTAACCAATCTGACCGAGTTTGGATTTTCCTACCTCGGAGAATTCGATTCTACCGGGCGCGAAACCTTCCGCCTCCGCCTGTACGCGAACGATGGTCCCGATACCGACCCGGGGCCAAAAACCATTCCCGGACCAGGATCGCTCCCCTACGAGAGCGGCCCCCATCCTATTTACTCCGGTTTCAATTCGATCCTGGCCTCGGGCTTTTCCATCCAGGCGCCGCAAACGATCACCTGGACGGTCCAGTTCGAAGGTCTTCTCGGAACCCCCGAAAACAGGGCGGGCTTGGTTCTCGCCAACCCTCCCAGCATGGGACGCAGCTTCGATGATTTTTGGCTCAAAACCGGCAACTCCTGGACCCTGCACCGGTTCAACGGCAATCCCGTGGCCAACTTCGTCGCTCGTTTCGCGACGGGCAGTTCGGTCGTGTCGGTCGGCCAACCGACACGCCAATCCAACGGTGACCAAAAGATCGAAATCCAAGGTCCCTCCGGCCTTGACTTCGTTCTCGAATTCTCCGCCAACGCGCTCGATTGGGTCCCTCTCCACACCAACCGTTTTTCAACCCAACCCTTCACCTTCACGCACCAGGGCGCGGGCGCGTTTGCAACCCC
Encoded proteins:
- a CDS encoding redoxin domain-containing protein; the protein is MPIAVGSKAPDFNLKSKNASGLTDVKLSANLGSKNTVILFFPLAFTGVCTQELCDITAGLSQYASLNAEVIGVSVDSPFAQEAWANQHKIGITLASDLNKKTAEAYGVLLPDLIGLGSVSARAAFVVDKQGVVQYSEQTPTPKELPNFAAVKEVLAKLK